GATATTCGGTTTGGAACCATTTGAGTAATTTTGGATCCGAATAGATTCCCATATGATAGAGAGCAAGTCCATGTTTCTGGGAAGCGATGTGGATAAACGGAAGGGCTAATTCTGGTGTTACATGATACCCAGCAGGATAAAGTTTTTTCGGCACTACATACCCGATCATGTTATATTGAATCGTTTCTTCAAATCCTTTGGGCAGATTTTTTTTAATGAGTTTACGCAATTCTAAAAAAACGATTTTTCTTTCTTCTGATAGGGATTCAATATAATCTTCAATCGATGACACCATAAGAGAATGATAGACAAAATTTCAAAGATTCGGAAAGAAATTTTCTTTCGATGTATTAGAAAAAATATTCCAGTTGTAAATTGAAATATTTATGTTTGTAAGGATTTATCCATTCCTACCATTCAATAGTAGGAAAGGAACTTACGATTATTTTTTAGCTGGAACCCACAAAGGACCTACTCCAATCAATAAAACAACTATATTAAATAATACATTTGATAAATTCCCGGAAGCTATAGAACCCGCACTATCCAAAACAAACCAAGAAAGCAAACCAAAGAAAACTGCTTTTCTAACTTCATCTGGCGCCTTATCATAAACAAGAACAGCCAGCATCCAAACAGTCACCCCCCATCCTAATAAAAATCCACCCGTTAAAGCAGACAAAAATTTTGTATCTGGTGAAGAATACGTTGTTTGTCCATCAATTGGCCAGCTCAGTAGATCCAATGTAAGTCTTGCAAGTTCAGATGTCTCCTGCATAGTCCCCAAAAAAAATATGGGAGCAAACGATGCGATTACGATGGCTGTAACCTTTAAATAGAATTTGTGAAATTTTTGCGTCATAAAAAAACCTTTTGTTTAAATTGATAAACTTAGTACGAAAATTTTAGATGCAAACTCAACCGAATAAATTGTGATATCGATAGAATCAGTGTACGTTGCCGTACAGTGATTATTTGCCAGCGATACCCAAGATCACAGATTTCAATTTAGAAAAATATTCTTTGAGCCATGGTTCTGTAAGAATTTCAAAATGAATTTGAAGGTAAAAATTTTCTAATACGAGAGAAAATAAATTACTCCATTGAGAATCAGACATTATCAATCCCAGATCTCTCTTCCAAATATTTAAAAAAGGATCCAATCCGATTTCATCCGTTTTTATGATTATATCCTTAAAATTTACATTATGACGGTTGATTCTTAATTGTTTATTAAACAAAAGATCTATTTTATGTTCCGTTAAAATTTTAACTAATCCAGGATCAATTGTTTCACATAGTGATTCTTTTTCCGAAATTAAGATACATTGCTTTAGATGAAAATCGATTAGATGTTTAGTAAAGTTTTCTAAATCTACAAATAAGTAATAAAATGATGATTTAGGTTTTTCAATCATCCGAGATAATTTTTCGATTTTTAATGTTTCAAATCCATAGATAGAAACCAGTTCATAACCTTTTTGGATCCACAATAATCTTGAATCTGACATTTAAGTTTTATTCCCCCCAGCGCCAGCGATAGAAGCGGAAATCCTTTCCCGTAAGGGAAAGATTGGAGCGGATAGCGCGGTCGGAATTCGATCTCATTTGATTCGCATAACCAATGCGAGGCGCCCCTTAAAAAAAAGTATAAAACAAATTTCGAATTGTGACACTAGAAATAAAAAAACCCACCAAATGGTGGGCTTTTATTAGAGAAAGGTCTCTAGGTAAGAAAATAGAATTTCTTATTTAGAAACAACTTGGAAAGTCACACGACGGTTTATCGCGTCTTTTTCATCAAAACCAGAAATTGGTTTAGAAGAACCAGCAGCTTTTGTCACAATTCTTTCTGCAGGGATCCCTTGTTTGACTAGTGCATCTTTTACAGCGTCAGAACGGATTTGTGAGTAATAACCGTTTCCTTTTTTAGCCCCTTCTGCTTCTTCTGGACCAGATGCATCTGCGTGACCAGTGATTTCGATTGCATAACTTTCAGGAAGTTTTGCAAGAGCGTCTTTGATGTAAGCAACATTGTCTTTTGCCCAAGTTTTGAAGTCTTCTGCTTGGATGTCTGCTTGTTTGTAGCTAAATCCTCTGCGACGAACGCCATCTGGGTAACGGTAGTCTTTGAGTGCTACGTTGATTTCGTCCAAAAGAGCTCCGTTGAGATCTCTGGAAGAAACTGCAGTTGTGTTGTCCGTAGTTGTGGACGTTTCTTTTGGAGTTTCTTTTTCTTCAGAAGACGAACAATTCGTGAATGAAATAGAAAGACCTACGAGGAGGATGAGGCTTAAAAAAAATCCTTTTTTCATCAGTTGACCTACCTTAATGTTTCCATAGTTTAGTTCTTTTCATTAGATAACAACCGAAAATGCAAATATTTGTAACTGTTTCCGAAGATTATGACCAAAGTCGCTTAGACGTTTTCCTAAAAGACAACGCTGGAGACGATCTTAGCCGTTCTACCGTTCAAAAATGGATCGATTCAGGCTTTGTAACCAACAAAACAAAAGACCAAGTTGTCCATAAAAACGGATATAAGGTGAGTTCAGGAGAAGAGTTTGTGGTGGATGTCATCGCAAGGCCTCCTTCTCGTTTGGAACCCATCGCGATGGATATCCCTGTTTTGTATGACGAAGAAGAATTTATGGTCATCCATAAAAAAGCTGGGATTGCTTGCCACAGTGGACCCGGTGATGATTCCCCTTCTCTTGTCAATGGACTCCTCCATCAGTTTAAGAACCTTTCTGGAACAGGTGGTGAACGCCGTCCAGGTATTGTCCATCGTTTGGACAAACCTACAGAAGGTGTCCTCATCATTGCAAAAACTGACAGAGCGCATGCGGCCTTGTCCAAACTCTTCCAAGATCGTCTTGTGGATAAAACCTATTATGCATGGATTTTACAAGCACCTGTAGAAGCAGAAGGAACCATCAACCTTCCCATTGGACGCCACCCCGTAGAACGAGTGAAGATGTGTGTAAGGGAAGACGGCCGAATGGCCATAACCCATTATAAAACTGAAAAAATTGTCCAAACCCAAACAGGCAGAAAGTTTAGTTTGATGAAACTGGGTCTGGAAACTGGTCGCACCCACCAAATCCGTGTTCATTTGTCAAAAATAGGATGTCCAGTTGTTGGGGACAGTTTGTACTCAAGATCCGCAAAAGATTACACTCAGTATGGACTTCTTCTTTTTGCTAAAAAATTGGATTTCCCACATCCGTTTGTACCAGACCAACGCATCGTTGTGGAACTTGAGTTTCCAGAACGATTTAAGACCTTTGAACGAAAATGCCCTAGTTACTGATGCGAATCCTAAAACCAGTCCTCCTCCTATTGGTGCTCTTTGCCAGCTTTCATCTGTTATATGATGTTGTGTATGAGAACCATTTAGGAGAGGGAACGGATAGTGATGTTTTGTATCCCTATTTGTTTGCACGAGATTTTTGGTCTGGTGGATGGACGGGCATTCGAGGTTGGAACTTACCACCTTGCACCTATCTTTTCCCTGAGATAATTTTAGCAGTTATCTTATTTCCCATGATTCCATCTGTGTATGGGTTTCATTTGGTATTCGGTTTTTTTTCCTTTGTTTTGCCCTTTTACCTAGCAAAACAACTAGGAATGCCAAAACGTTATTCATATTTAGTAGCACTTGGATTTTTGATTTTAGCAGGATTTCATCCCAATTCATTTGGTCAGTTTTATTTGCCAGGGTTCCATGCGATGACTTTTTTCTTTGCTACTTGGGCATTGAACGATTTAGAGTCTTGGAATCCGAAAAAAGGCAAAGTTTGGATTCGGTTTCTCTTCCTTATGACGATGGTTTGGATTTCCGAGTATTGGTTTTTTGTAAACATCGCTCCTTTCCTTATCATTTACGCTATCGTTCAATTACGTTGGAAAAGCCTTGGACCACTAAGCGCAGGTTTGGTGGGTTATCTACTTGCAAAATCCATTGGGAAAGGGTTACGTTTCATGGGTATTGGTACCATAGGAACAGACAACCTGCTTCTATTTACCAAACTGAAGGAAATTTCTTTGTCCTTAATTTCCAATCCGTATTCACTTTGGCTCGGTTTGAAACAATTTGTGATGGACCAACCTTTGCTTTCGGAATGGTTACAATGGTATTTGGTCATTGGTTGTTTGTTTGGTTTTATTTACTTATTTCGAAACAAAGGAAAAGATTTTATTCTCGATTTGGTATTTTATTTTTCTCCTTTTTTGACCATAATTTTTTTATATTCCATCCAAACTGAACCAAACATTCGTTATCTGTATTTTTTACCATTTGGAATCTTGTATTTTTCCTTTCGTTTGGTCGAAAGGATTCCATTTGTTCGCTTTGGTATTCCAATTGTGTTTATGATTGGATGCTTTTGGTTTTATTTAGGCAAACATTCTGAACTTGTTGCTAAGGTCAAAGCCGGAGAAACAAAACGAAACCACCGAATGGAATGTTTGTCATCTTTTGATCCAAATGATCCAGGAGCTGCGACTTATTGGCCAATCAAATACTCCTATGTTTTTGGTCAGGATAAATATACCTTAGTCCCTTTCACAAAAGAGGGAGTGTATTACCCTTGGATTGCAAACACGAGTTGGGATGGGGACCTCAAAGACAAACCATTTGTATCCTTTTTATGGGGAGTGACAGAAACGAAAGAAAATCTAGATTCTTGGAAAAATTTCCATTTGGTCCAAGAATGTGAAGGATGGTATTTTTTTCGCAGAAATTGACATGATGGAATTCCTAAACCTAAGAATTGAATTGATTCTAGTTTTCCTTCGAACAGTTTGGGACGTGTTATGATAGAACTTCTCTCCGATCCATCCCTCTGGCTTGCCCTATTCACCTTAACTGCTTTGGAAATTGTCTTAGGAATTGATAACATTATTTTTATCTCAATTCTCTCCTCAAGGTTACCCAAAACCAAACAAAAAAAAGCAAGGCAAATTGGTCTGGTACTCGCGATGGGAACTCGAATTTTACTTTTGTTTTCTTTATCCTTCATCATGAAACTCACAACTCCGCTTTTTACGATCTTAGAACACACAATTAGTGGAAGGGATATCATCTTGATATTGGGTGGACTTTTTCTCATCGCAAAATCCACAACAGAAATCCATCATAAACTAGAAGGAGAAACTTCCGTCGGTGATGATTCTAAAAAACAAATTTCCTTTGCTCAAGTGATCTTCCAAATTTTGATTTTGGATGTTGTATTTTCCTTGGACTCTGTGATCACAGCAGTTGGAATGACAGACAAACTTGGAGTCATGGTTACTGCAGTCATCTTATCAGTGGGATTTATGTTGTTATCCAGTGGCAGTATTTCTGACTTTGTGGATCGCCATCCTACCATTAAAATTCTTGCTCTCAGTTTTTTAATCTTAATTGGAGTGGCCTTACTGGGAGAGGGATTAGAACTCCACATTCCAAAAGGATACATTTATTTTGCGATGTGTTTTTCTGTAATTGTAGAATTCTTGAATATGAAACTTCGAACAAAATCCGATAAACCAATTGCCTTACGAGGAAAATAATATGAAACGTAAAGAATTTATCAAACGATCTGCATTCACACTCGGTGCCACACAACTTCCGTTATTTGGACAATCAAATGAAGGAAAAGAAAATGCTTCCGATGAAACTCCTTCCCCTTGGTTAGAAGCGGAAGATTTAGATGATTATAAAAAATTAGTTTCCGACTTAGTTTCAAAATCTATAGAACTAAAATTACAAGGAAACTGGTCTCCTGGTAAGGTGCTTGCCCACTGTGCACAAAGTATCGAATTTTCGATCAATGGTTACCCAGAAATGAAATCTTCTCTCTTCCGAGGTTCCGTTGGAAAAATTGCATTTTCTGTATTTGCATTCAAAAATAAAATGAACCACGGTTTAGAAGAACCAATTCCTGGTGCAGAAGATATTAGTAATGCCACTGAAATAAAAGTTGGTGCAAAAAGACTTTTGCAAGCAATTGATCTTTTTTCTAAAACTGCAGAATCTTCTCTACGACCTCATTTTGCCTATGGAGAGTTAACAAAAGAAGAGTATGATTTAGCCCATACACTTCACATCAAAAATCACATGGAACGTTTGTTAAACTAACATCATCTCAATTTGTTGGCACAAATCTTCGGCTTTGTACATTTTTGAGAGATAAGCAGTTACAATGGTTTCCAATCCCTCCTCTTCTAGGAAAGAATTCCCCCCTGAAAGAGGAGCATCGGAACTGATGAGAATGATTGGTATTTTTTGATTTTGTTTTCTCTTACCTTCCCACTCGTGAATGAGTGAAATTCCATTCATTCCAGGCATTTGTAAATCCGTGATGATGAGAGATGGAGTGATCCGTGTTAAATGCGAAAGTGCTTCCTCTCCATTTCCGGCTTCAATTACAATCCATTGATTCCTTCGCATTACTTCCGCTAAATCCGACCTAAAATTACCCGAATCGTCCACAAGTAATACCGATTTGGTACTTTTAGATAATGAAATCTCAAAACTTGAACCTACACCTAGCACAGATTTGATCCTAAGTTTACCAAAATGTGCTTCTAAAATATTCATACAAAGTTGTAATCCAAGACCAGTTCCTCTCTCTCCTGCCGTTCCTGGTGTACTTTTGATATTTTCTTCACCTGTTAATTTATGGATTTGTTCATCACTCATGCCAAGGCCACGGTCTCGAATTTCTACGCTCAGCCATTTTCCTTTGTAAGAAACTGCAACCCACACTTCCGAGTTTAAATAGGAATATTTAATAGAGTTTGTGAGAATATTTTTGAATACTTCACCAATCAAAGTACGATCGGCAATGATCTCTGCTTCGATAGGAGTGTCTTTTTGGATCCGAATCCCTTTGAGTGTAGCCAATGGTTCCACTGATTCAATGATTTCATTCAACAATTCATTCACTGAAAATTTGGTTTGGATGAGTTTTGTACCAAAGGCATCAAAACGACTCACATCGAGTAATTGTTCCAACATTTTTAATGATTGAGTCACACCAGTTTTACAGATTTCTAAAAATTTCTTTTTTTCCTCAACAGTGGTTTCGCTAAAACTATAATCAATGACATCCAATATTTGATTTACACTATTTAGCGGCGAACGTAAGTCATGCGAAATCAAAGAAACAAAATTTGCCTTCCAACGGTTTGCCTTTTCTAATTCCGTAGTCCTTGCTTTTACTTTTTTTTCGAGAGCTTCTTTTCGTTTATAAAGTTCTTTGGAAATCGATTCAGATCGTTTGTACACACGAACCAATCCCAATGTGACTCCTAAAGTTTGAGGAATGATGAAAAAATACAATGAAATCAAACCCATTGGCCTAAATCCAAAATTCGGATTTGAAATTAAAATGATATCGATGACTCCACCAATGACAGCGAGAAACAAACTGAAAAAATACAATTTACTTTCTTTTCGTTGGAAATAAAGAGCAAGGGATACGGAAAATAATCCTAAAATTACAAAAATCGCTGAAAAAAATTCGAAATAATAACTAATGAGAGCAAGGTGTCTGACAGGTGTTAATAGTGATACCATCAAAAAAGTTAATGCGTATACCTTTAACAACACTAACATCTTTTTAAATATTCGCATTTGAGCTAAATTTAATAAAACACTGCCTCCAAAATACAAAACAGAAACAAAACCTAACCTCGAAAAACGAAATAGAGGAATACAATAATCATCTGAGAGAAAATTAAATAAAATTCTAGTTTCTGTTAAAGTTGCACTTAAAATCAAAATCCCTAAATACACAAAAGACATCCTAAGTGCATTTTTTTCGGATCGATTGATCACATAAACTAATGCATGATAGATGGAAAGTAGGCCCATAAAGATCATAATAATACAAGAGGCAGAATGATAATCATTCCATACTTGAATTATATTTTGCAATTTTCCAAATCGAATGATTCCATGAATGCCTGAAAACTTATGTGAATAATTTGAAATATGGAAAACCAAATCCACCTTTTCATTAACGTTTAACAAGGGTACAATTTTGGTATGAAAAGAAGGTTTGTGTGAATCTATATTTTTTCCTATCTTTCCGTTTTCAGAAATCAAACTACCATTTGCGTAAAGTTTGTACGCACTATGGAGGACTGGGACAAGGATCGCATAAGGTTCTTTGTTTTTTACATTTTCAGGGACAAGGATGGTTAATTTGTATGTAGCATAACCGAAACTTGGGTAATCTTCCCCATCTTCATTGGGTTGTGAAAACCATGGAACTCCTACCTGCATAAAGGATCGATTTGTGGGAGCACTTGCATTTGGGTCGACGAATTCGTTCCAATAAAATTCCCACTTCCCGATTAAATTG
The sequence above is a segment of the Leptospira sp. WS39.C2 genome. Coding sequences within it:
- a CDS encoding RluA family pseudouridine synthase; this translates as MQIFVTVSEDYDQSRLDVFLKDNAGDDLSRSTVQKWIDSGFVTNKTKDQVVHKNGYKVSSGEEFVVDVIARPPSRLEPIAMDIPVLYDEEEFMVIHKKAGIACHSGPGDDSPSLVNGLLHQFKNLSGTGGERRPGIVHRLDKPTEGVLIIAKTDRAHAALSKLFQDRLVDKTYYAWILQAPVEAEGTINLPIGRHPVERVKMCVREDGRMAITHYKTEKIVQTQTGRKFSLMKLGLETGRTHQIRVHLSKIGCPVVGDSLYSRSAKDYTQYGLLLFAKKLDFPHPFVPDQRIVVELEFPERFKTFERKCPSY
- a CDS encoding DUF1569 domain-containing protein, which encodes MKRKEFIKRSAFTLGATQLPLFGQSNEGKENASDETPSPWLEAEDLDDYKKLVSDLVSKSIELKLQGNWSPGKVLAHCAQSIEFSINGYPEMKSSLFRGSVGKIAFSVFAFKNKMNHGLEEPIPGAEDISNATEIKVGAKRLLQAIDLFSKTAESSLRPHFAYGELTKEEYDLAHTLHIKNHMERLLN
- a CDS encoding ATP-binding protein, with the translated sequence MIFNVSFSSIQKSFSSVVKFCRYPLILVLCLLFSQSCQFGVSPTLLAKDGVLDVRNFEFSENTVNLIGKWEFYWNEFVDPNASAPTNRSFMQVGVPWFSQPNEDGEDYPSFGYATYKLTILVPENVKNKEPYAILVPVLHSAYKLYANGSLISENGKIGKNIDSHKPSFHTKIVPLLNVNEKVDLVFHISNYSHKFSGIHGIIRFGKLQNIIQVWNDYHSASCIIMIFMGLLSIYHALVYVINRSEKNALRMSFVYLGILILSATLTETRILFNFLSDDYCIPLFRFSRLGFVSVLYFGGSVLLNLAQMRIFKKMLVLLKVYALTFLMVSLLTPVRHLALISYYFEFFSAIFVILGLFSVSLALYFQRKESKLYFFSLFLAVIGGVIDIILISNPNFGFRPMGLISLYFFIIPQTLGVTLGLVRVYKRSESISKELYKRKEALEKKVKARTTELEKANRWKANFVSLISHDLRSPLNSVNQILDVIDYSFSETTVEEKKKFLEICKTGVTQSLKMLEQLLDVSRFDAFGTKLIQTKFSVNELLNEIIESVEPLATLKGIRIQKDTPIEAEIIADRTLIGEVFKNILTNSIKYSYLNSEVWVAVSYKGKWLSVEIRDRGLGMSDEQIHKLTGEENIKSTPGTAGERGTGLGLQLCMNILEAHFGKLRIKSVLGVGSSFEISLSKSTKSVLLVDDSGNFRSDLAEVMRRNQWIVIEAGNGEEALSHLTRITPSLIITDLQMPGMNGISLIHEWEGKRKQNQKIPIILISSDAPLSGGNSFLEEEGLETIVTAYLSKMYKAEDLCQQIEMMLV
- a CDS encoding OmpA family protein, with amino-acid sequence MMKKGFFLSLILLVGLSISFTNCSSSEEKETPKETSTTTDNTTAVSSRDLNGALLDEINVALKDYRYPDGVRRRGFSYKQADIQAEDFKTWAKDNVAYIKDALAKLPESYAIEITGHADASGPEEAEGAKKGNGYYSQIRSDAVKDALVKQGIPAERIVTKAAGSSKPISGFDEKDAINRRVTFQVVSK
- a CDS encoding DUF1801 domain-containing protein, which gives rise to MVSSIEDYIESLSEERKIVFLELRKLIKKNLPKGFEETIQYNMIGYVVPKKLYPAGYHVTPELALPFIHIASQKHGLALYHMGIYSDPKLLKWFQTEYPKHSSSKLDMGKSCIRFRKLDDIPWKLLAELVSKISPKDWINVYESNLPKNNSKEVKPKKRATKKVKSV
- a CDS encoding TerC family protein, which encodes MELLSDPSLWLALFTLTALEIVLGIDNIIFISILSSRLPKTKQKKARQIGLVLAMGTRILLLFSLSFIMKLTTPLFTILEHTISGRDIILILGGLFLIAKSTTEIHHKLEGETSVGDDSKKQISFAQVIFQILILDVVFSLDSVITAVGMTDKLGVMVTAVILSVGFMLLSSGSISDFVDRHPTIKILALSFLILIGVALLGEGLELHIPKGYIYFAMCFSVIVEFLNMKLRTKSDKPIALRGK